In Streptomyces sp. NBC_00704, a genomic segment contains:
- a CDS encoding sensor histidine kinase yields the protein MASTPAPPQAPPKPTWDPRSPQMPFPWLRPTIRIRLTLLYGGMFLIAGIMLLSIIYLLAAQAISTGNQPPFKIVSATGLIKVASTTCSGLTAESGLTQFNSAVSACIDHQRQAALDDLLSRSLLALLGLAVIAFAFGYAMAGRVLSPLGRITRTARAVAGSDLSRRIELDGPDDELKELADTFDDMLERLQRAFTAQQRFVGNASHELRTPLAINRTLLEVHLSDPGAPVELQQLGKTLLATNERSEQLVEGLLLLARSDNQVVERRPVDLAEVAEQAVDQVHAEAAAKGVVIRGEQKTAVVQGNGVLLERIALNLVQNAVRYNVPEGGWVEVTTDVRHGQAVLVVSNTGPVVPAYEIDNLFEPFRRLRTERTGSDKGVGLGLSIVRSVARAHGGHIVAEPREGGGLVMRVTFPV from the coding sequence GTGGCATCGACACCCGCGCCGCCTCAGGCGCCCCCGAAGCCCACCTGGGACCCCCGCAGCCCGCAAATGCCCTTCCCGTGGCTCCGCCCGACCATCCGCATACGGCTGACCCTGCTGTACGGCGGCATGTTCCTGATCGCCGGCATCATGCTGCTGTCGATCATCTATCTGCTGGCGGCGCAGGCCATCAGTACGGGCAACCAGCCGCCCTTCAAGATCGTGAGCGCCACCGGTCTGATCAAGGTGGCCAGCACGACCTGCTCCGGGCTCACCGCCGAGTCGGGTCTGACCCAGTTCAACTCCGCGGTCAGCGCCTGCATCGATCACCAGCGGCAGGCGGCCCTCGACGATCTCCTCAGCCGTTCCCTGCTGGCCCTCCTCGGCCTCGCCGTGATCGCCTTCGCGTTCGGCTACGCCATGGCCGGCCGCGTGCTGTCCCCGCTCGGCCGGATCACCCGCACCGCGCGCGCGGTGGCGGGCTCGGACCTGTCGCGTCGTATCGAGCTGGACGGCCCGGACGACGAGCTGAAGGAGCTGGCCGACACCTTCGACGACATGCTGGAGCGCCTCCAGCGGGCCTTCACGGCCCAGCAGCGCTTCGTGGGCAACGCCTCGCACGAACTCAGGACACCGCTGGCGATCAACCGCACGCTGCTCGAGGTGCACCTTTCCGATCCCGGCGCGCCCGTGGAGCTCCAGCAGCTCGGCAAGACGCTGCTGGCGACCAACGAGCGCAGCGAGCAGCTCGTCGAGGGTCTCCTGCTGCTCGCGCGCAGCGACAACCAGGTCGTCGAGCGCAGGCCGGTCGACCTCGCGGAGGTCGCCGAGCAGGCGGTCGACCAGGTGCACGCCGAAGCGGCGGCGAAGGGCGTGGTGATCCGCGGTGAGCAGAAAACCGCGGTCGTTCAGGGCAACGGCGTCCTTTTGGAGAGGATCGCGCTGAATCTCGTGCAGAATGCCGTGCGGTACAACGTGCCCGAGGGCGGCTGGGTCGAGGTGACCACCGACGTCCGGCACGGCCAGGCGGTTCTGGTCGTGTCGAACACCGGCCCGGTCGTTCCGGCGTACGAGATCGACAATCTCTTCGAACCGTTCCGTCGGCTCCGCACCGAGCGGACGGGCAGCGACAAGGGGGTCGGGCTCGGTCTGTCCATCGTGCGGTCCGTGGCCCGGGCGCACGGCGGCCATATCGTGGCCGAGCCGCGCGAGGGGGGTGGACTCGTGATGCGGGTCACCTTCCCCGTCTGA
- a CDS encoding DUF4193 domain-containing protein, producing MATDYDTPRKTDDDVDSDSLEELKARRNDKSASAVDVDEFEAAEGLELPGADLSNEELAVRVLPKQQDEFTCMSCFLVHHRSQLAREKNGQPICRDCD from the coding sequence ATGGCTACCGATTACGACACCCCACGCAAGACCGATGACGACGTCGACTCAGACAGCCTTGAAGAGCTGAAGGCGAGGCGGAACGACAAGTCCGCCTCCGCGGTCGACGTCGACGAGTTCGAGGCCGCCGAAGGCCTCGAACTGCCCGGCGCCGACCTCTCGAACGAGGAGCTGGCCGTCCGGGTGCTGCCGAAGCAGCAGGACGAGTTCACCTGCATGAGCTGCTTCCTGGTGCACCACCGCAGCCAGCTGGCCCGGGAGAAGAACGGTCAGCCGATCTGCCGCGACTGCGACTGA
- a CDS encoding DUF3093 domain-containing protein: protein MQLSAAPYEERLTAPRSWWFVSFLVGVSMALILLPFGTLPLLGGLVGGTAVAAVVASSYGSLRIRVVGDSLIAGEAKIPVAALGETQILDAEEARAWRTHKADTRAFLLLRSYIPTALKVEVTDPDDPTPYLYLSTREPERLAQALAAAREAAA from the coding sequence ATGCAGCTCTCCGCCGCCCCTTATGAAGAACGTCTCACCGCGCCCCGCTCGTGGTGGTTCGTCTCGTTCCTGGTGGGCGTCTCCATGGCCCTGATCCTGTTGCCCTTCGGCACCCTGCCGTTGCTCGGCGGCCTGGTCGGCGGCACCGCCGTCGCGGCCGTGGTGGCCAGCTCCTACGGTTCGCTGCGCATCCGGGTGGTGGGCGACTCCCTGATCGCGGGCGAGGCGAAGATCCCGGTCGCGGCGCTGGGAGAGACGCAGATCCTGGACGCCGAGGAGGCGCGCGCCTGGCGCACCCACAAGGCCGACACCCGCGCCTTCCTGCTGCTGCGCTCGTACATCCCCACGGCGCTGAAGGTGGAGGTCACCGACCCGGACGACCCCACCCCGTACCTGTATCTGTCGACCCGGGAGCCGGAGCGCCTGGCGCAGGCCCTCGCGGCGGCGCGGGAAGCGGCGGCGTAG
- a CDS encoding PaaI family thioesterase, which yields MSGTSAAPEPPADAVKPVRHPDAPAPGELLGAHYEHCFGCGGGQTHGLHLETRAGEGVSVTAEFTVREAHQGAPGLAHGGILAAALDETLGSLNWLLRTVAVTGRLETDFVRPVPVGATLYLEAEVTAVARRKIYSRAVGRIGGPDGPLAVRAEALFVEVAVEHFVQHGREEEIRAAMSDPDQIRRARAFEVNP from the coding sequence GTGAGTGGTACTTCCGCAGCTCCAGAGCCTCCGGCCGACGCCGTGAAACCCGTGCGCCACCCCGACGCTCCCGCGCCCGGCGAGCTTCTGGGCGCCCACTACGAACACTGTTTCGGATGCGGCGGCGGGCAGACCCACGGGCTGCACCTGGAGACGCGGGCCGGCGAGGGGGTGAGCGTCACCGCCGAGTTCACCGTGCGGGAGGCTCACCAGGGGGCGCCCGGACTCGCGCACGGCGGGATCCTTGCGGCTGCCCTCGACGAGACGCTCGGCTCCCTGAACTGGCTGCTGCGCACGGTCGCGGTGACCGGCCGGCTGGAGACCGACTTCGTACGGCCCGTTCCGGTCGGCGCCACGCTGTACCTGGAGGCCGAGGTGACGGCCGTGGCCCGCCGCAAGATCTACTCGCGTGCCGTCGGCCGGATCGGCGGCCCCGACGGGCCGCTCGCCGTCCGTGCCGAGGCGCTCTTCGTGGAGGTCGCGGTCGAGCACTTCGTGCAGCACGGCCGCGAGGAGGAGATCCGGGCCGCCATGAGCGACCCGGACCAGATCAGGCGCGCCCGCGCCTTCGAGGTGAACCCGTGA
- the dut gene encoding dUTP diphosphatase codes for MSRPPLNVLIRRVDPDVPLPAYEHPGDAGADLRTTESRELAPGERAVLPTGVSIALPEGYAAFVHPRSGLAARCGVALVNAPGTVDAGYRGEIKVIVVNLDPRESVRFERFDRIAQLVVQQVERVRFQEVAELPGSARAAGGFGSTGGHAAVGGASGTSGQAAVGGATGGNRYASVVSDREGQ; via the coding sequence GTGAGCCGCCCCCCGCTGAACGTCCTGATCCGGCGCGTCGACCCCGACGTACCGCTTCCGGCGTACGAGCACCCCGGGGACGCGGGGGCCGACCTGCGCACCACCGAGAGCCGGGAACTGGCGCCGGGGGAGCGGGCCGTACTGCCCACGGGGGTGTCGATCGCCCTGCCCGAGGGCTACGCGGCCTTCGTGCACCCGCGTTCGGGGCTGGCCGCCCGATGCGGTGTAGCCCTCGTGAATGCCCCGGGGACGGTTGATGCCGGGTACCGTGGGGAGATCAAGGTGATCGTGGTGAATCTCGACCCGCGCGAGTCCGTGCGGTTCGAGCGCTTCGACCGGATTGCCCAACTGGTCGTCCAGCAGGTCGAGAGGGTCCGCTTCCAGGAGGTGGCGGAGCTTCCCGGTTCGGCGCGGGCCGCGGGGGGCTTCGGGTCCACCGGCGGCCATGCCGCCGTGGGCGGCGCAAGCGGTACAAGCGGTCAGGCCGCCGTGGGCGGCGCGACGGGTGGGAATCGATACGCTTCGGTCGTATCCGACCGGGAAGGACAGTGA